A single Methylobacterium sp. 17Sr1-1 DNA region contains:
- a CDS encoding DUF2147 domain-containing protein yields the protein MKKVLTGALVALGLSSGAALAAPKDPSGTWLTEDGRARIRIEKCPGRADRVCGYAVWLKTPNDDKGQPRVDFKNTDAKKRSRPSLGHQLIMGLKPNADNRYEGQIYNADDGKLYDVSIWTEEPGELNVRGCLMGFLCGSQTWTRVNDVAPGQLTAATGAPNGPRPDAEWAAAPKAAAPAAPAKPAAAPAAAPKQ from the coding sequence ATGAAGAAGGTCCTGACCGGGGCGCTCGTGGCCCTCGGCCTGTCGTCGGGCGCAGCGCTCGCGGCACCGAAAGACCCGAGCGGGACTTGGTTGACCGAGGACGGCCGGGCCCGCATCCGGATCGAGAAGTGCCCGGGCCGCGCCGACCGGGTCTGCGGCTACGCCGTGTGGCTCAAGACTCCCAACGACGACAAGGGCCAGCCCCGGGTCGACTTCAAGAACACCGACGCCAAGAAGCGCAGCCGTCCCTCGCTCGGCCACCAGCTGATCATGGGGCTGAAGCCGAACGCGGATAACCGTTACGAGGGACAGATCTACAACGCCGACGACGGCAAGCTCTACGACGTCTCGATCTGGACCGAGGAGCCGGGCGAGCTCAACGTGCGCGGCTGCCTGATGGGCTTCCTGTGCGGCTCCCAGACCTGGACCCGCGTGAACGACGTGGCCCCCGGCCAGCTCACCGCCGCCACCGGCGCCCCGAACGGCCCGCGGCCGGACGCCGAATGGGCCGCGGCGCCCAAGGCCGCCGCCCCCGCGGCGCCGGCCAAGCCCGCTGCCGCGCCGGCTGCCGCGCCGAAACAGTGA